Proteins encoded together in one Kitasatospora albolonga window:
- a CDS encoding 16S rRNA (uracil(1498)-N(3))-methyltransferase, giving the protein MTAPVFVVERMPAGGEFVLDGPEGRHAVSVRRLEPGEDVVLTDGLGHWAEGTVRAAEGKDRLTVTVHAVREEPEPAPRITVVQALPKGDRGELAVETMTETGVDAIVPWQAARCITQWKGDRGAKSLAKWRGTAREAGKQSRRVRFPEVAEAMTTKQVVALLAGADFAGVLHEDRDHDSTPLATAELPATGTIVLVVGPEGGVSPQELAAFAEAGARPYRLGRSVLRTSTAGTAATALLLGRTGRWG; this is encoded by the coding sequence GTGACCGCACCGGTCTTCGTCGTCGAACGGATGCCGGCCGGAGGGGAGTTCGTCCTCGACGGCCCCGAGGGGCGGCACGCCGTGTCGGTCCGGCGGCTGGAGCCCGGGGAGGACGTCGTCCTCACCGACGGGCTCGGCCACTGGGCGGAGGGCACCGTCCGGGCCGCCGAGGGCAAGGACCGGCTGACCGTCACGGTCCACGCCGTCCGGGAGGAGCCGGAGCCCGCGCCCCGGATCACCGTCGTCCAGGCGCTCCCCAAGGGCGACCGGGGCGAACTGGCCGTCGAGACGATGACCGAGACCGGGGTCGACGCGATCGTGCCGTGGCAGGCCGCCCGCTGCATCACCCAGTGGAAGGGCGACCGGGGCGCCAAGTCCCTGGCGAAGTGGCGCGGTACGGCCCGGGAGGCGGGCAAGCAGTCCCGCCGGGTGCGCTTCCCCGAGGTGGCCGAGGCCATGACGACCAAGCAGGTCGTGGCCCTGCTGGCCGGTGCCGACTTCGCCGGGGTGCTGCACGAGGACCGCGACCACGACAGCACCCCCCTCGCCACCGCCGAACTTCCCGCCACCGGCACGATCGTGCTCGTGGTCGGCCCCGAGGGCGGGGTCTCCCCGCAGGAGCTGGCCGCCTTCGCCGAGGCGGGCGCCCGCCCGTACCGGCTGGGCCGCAGCGTGCTCCGTACGTCCACGGCGGGGACGGCGGCGACGGCGCTGCTGCTGGGGCGCACGGGGCGCTGGGGCTGA
- a CDS encoding histidine triad nucleotide-binding protein, translating into MAGEPQTDCLFCKIVSGDIPATIVRESDTTVAFRDINPQAPTHVLVIPKVHYPDAASLAAAEPQVAADVLTEAGAVAADEKIDSTGYRVIFNTGSGAGQTVFHAHAHVLGGRGLQWPPG; encoded by the coding sequence ATGGCGGGAGAGCCGCAGACCGACTGCCTGTTCTGCAAGATCGTCTCGGGAGACATCCCGGCGACCATCGTCCGGGAGAGCGACACCACCGTCGCCTTCCGCGACATCAATCCGCAGGCTCCGACCCACGTCCTGGTCATCCCCAAGGTCCACTACCCGGACGCCGCCTCGCTGGCCGCCGCCGAACCGCAGGTCGCCGCCGACGTGCTGACCGAGGCCGGGGCGGTCGCCGCCGACGAGAAGATCGACTCCACCGGCTACCGGGTCATCTTCAACACCGGCTCCGGCGCCGGCCAGACCGTCTTCCACGCGCACGCCCACGTCCTCGGGGGCCGCGGCCTCCAGTGGCCCCCCGGATAA
- a CDS encoding 2-nitropropane dioxygenase: MSSALTDLCRYPIVQAPMAGGASGPQLAAAVAEAGGLGFLAAGYKTADGMYNEIKQLRRLTGGPFGVNLFMPQPALADPSAVEVYRHQLAGEAAWYETPLGDPDSSGDDGYEAKVAILLEDPVPVVSFTFGCPTRDTLDAFAKAGTYTIVTVTSAEEAQGAQWAGADAVCVQGVEAGGHQSTHRDDPQADHTGTGLLTLVTQVRETVQIPVIATGGLMRGSQIAAVLAAGADAAQLGTAFLICPESGAHLLHKQALTNPLFVRTELTRAFSGRPARGLVNRFVREHGPYAPAAYPQVHYLTTGLRQAAAKAGDAQGMALWAGQGHRMARELPAAELIELLAAELEAARAALSMRSPR; encoded by the coding sequence ATGTCCTCCGCGTTGACCGATCTCTGCCGGTATCCGATCGTGCAGGCCCCCATGGCGGGCGGCGCTTCCGGACCCCAGCTCGCCGCCGCCGTCGCCGAGGCGGGCGGGCTCGGCTTCCTCGCCGCCGGGTACAAGACGGCGGACGGCATGTACAACGAGATCAAACAGCTGCGCAGGCTCACCGGCGGGCCGTTCGGCGTCAACCTCTTCATGCCGCAGCCCGCGCTGGCCGACCCCAGCGCCGTCGAGGTCTACCGCCACCAGCTGGCCGGAGAGGCCGCCTGGTACGAGACCCCGCTCGGCGACCCCGACAGCAGCGGCGACGACGGGTACGAGGCGAAGGTCGCCATCCTGCTGGAGGACCCCGTTCCGGTGGTCTCCTTCACCTTCGGCTGTCCCACCCGCGACACGCTCGACGCCTTCGCCAAGGCGGGGACGTACACCATCGTGACGGTCACCTCCGCCGAGGAGGCCCAGGGCGCCCAGTGGGCGGGCGCCGACGCCGTCTGCGTCCAGGGCGTCGAGGCGGGCGGCCACCAGTCCACCCACCGCGACGACCCGCAGGCCGACCACACCGGCACCGGGCTGCTCACCCTGGTCACCCAGGTCCGCGAGACCGTGCAGATCCCGGTCATCGCCACCGGCGGCCTGATGCGCGGCTCCCAGATCGCCGCCGTCCTCGCGGCGGGCGCGGACGCCGCCCAGCTCGGCACCGCCTTCCTCATCTGCCCCGAGTCCGGGGCGCACCTGCTGCACAAGCAGGCCCTGACCAACCCGCTCTTCGTCCGCACCGAGCTGACCCGCGCCTTCTCCGGGCGGCCCGCGCGCGGCCTGGTCAACCGCTTCGTCCGGGAACACGGCCCGTACGCCCCCGCCGCCTACCCCCAGGTCCACTACCTGACCACCGGGCTGCGCCAGGCCGCCGCCAAGGCCGGGGACGCCCAGGGCATGGCGCTGTGGGCGGGGCAGGGCCACCGGATGGCCCGCGAACTGCCCGCCGCCGAGCTGATCGAGCTGCTCGCCGCCGAACTGGAGGCCGCCAGGGCGGCCCTGAGCATGAGGAGCCCCCGGTGA